The Candidatus Bipolaricaulota bacterium genome includes a window with the following:
- the aroF gene encoding 3-deoxy-7-phosphoheptulonate synthase — translation MIVIMQHGATEAQIKNVIARVEQRGCRVHISEGEERMIIGVIGNGRPLDPIQFERMSGVERVVPVLRPFKLASREFHPQDTVVKVNGVRIGGDEIVVMAGPCAVENRDQILEAARAVKGAGAKVLRGGAFKPRTSPYSFQGLGVEGLRLLAAAREETGLPVVTEVMAPEMVPLVSTYADILQIGARNMQNYALLHAVGEAQRPVLLKRGMMSTIEELLMAAEYILSHGNERIVLCERGIRTFEPYTRNTVDINAVPLLKQLTHLPVVVDPSHGTGKWELVGPVSKAAIAAGADGLIIEVHPHPEEALSDGAQSLKPARFAALMQELRPVAEAVGRTL, via the coding sequence ATGATCGTCATCATGCAACATGGAGCAACAGAAGCCCAGATTAAGAACGTGATCGCCCGGGTCGAGCAGCGGGGGTGCCGGGTGCACATCTCGGAAGGGGAAGAACGGATGATTATCGGGGTAATCGGGAACGGCAGGCCGCTCGATCCTATCCAGTTCGAGCGGATGAGCGGAGTGGAGCGAGTCGTCCCGGTCCTGCGGCCGTTCAAGCTGGCGAGCCGGGAGTTCCATCCCCAAGACACGGTCGTGAAGGTAAACGGAGTGAGGATCGGCGGAGACGAGATAGTGGTGATGGCCGGTCCGTGCGCGGTGGAAAATCGCGATCAGATCCTGGAAGCGGCGCGGGCGGTCAAAGGGGCGGGGGCCAAGGTCCTGCGCGGCGGCGCGTTCAAGCCGCGCACCTCCCCGTACAGCTTCCAGGGACTGGGGGTGGAGGGGCTGCGCCTGCTGGCGGCGGCGCGCGAGGAGACGGGGCTGCCGGTCGTCACCGAGGTGATGGCCCCGGAGATGGTCCCGCTCGTCAGCACCTACGCCGACATCCTCCAGATCGGGGCACGCAACATGCAGAACTACGCGCTTTTGCACGCGGTGGGCGAGGCGCAGCGCCCGGTCCTGCTGAAGCGGGGGATGATGTCCACGATCGAGGAGCTGCTGATGGCGGCCGAGTACATCCTCTCCCACGGGAACGAGCGGATCGTCCTGTGCGAGCGAGGGATCCGCACGTTCGAGCCGTACACCCGCAACACCGTCGACATCAACGCCGTCCCGCTCCTCAAGCAGCTCACCCACCTGCCGGTCGTGGTCGATCCGAGCCACGGGACCGGCAAATGGGAGCTGGTCGGTCCGGTCTCCAAGGCGGCGATCGCCGCCGGGGCGGACGGCCTGATCATCGAGGTCCATCCCCATCCAGAGGAGGCGCTGTCGGACGGAGCGCAGTCCCTCAAGCCGGCCCGGTTCGCCGCGCTGATGCAGGAGCTGCGCCCGGTGGCCGAAGCGGTGGGAAGGACGCTATGA
- a CDS encoding prephenate dehydrogenase/arogenate dehydrogenase family protein encodes MKALANSQVAIVGLGLMGGSLAGALRGKCRAVVGVARRDETLTEARAHRLIDEGTTELADGVGDADIAILATPVRTIIELARSIGPLLPAGALLLDLGSTKTDIVSAMAELPPHVQPLGGHPMCGKELSGITAADPRLYQGKTFILTPLPRTAPDALALGKELVAAIGAQPLVLEPARHDRLVGVLSHLPYLLACALVRTADATTSADPAAWEIVATGFRDTSRVAASDVTMMTDILLTNRDAIIGALAAYRDQLDFLMELVRAGDEGRLRAVLSEIRATRKEMFP; translated from the coding sequence ATGAAGGCACTTGCGAATTCCCAGGTGGCGATCGTCGGGCTCGGGTTGATGGGGGGATCCCTCGCCGGGGCGCTGCGCGGGAAGTGCCGCGCCGTGGTCGGGGTGGCACGGCGGGACGAGACCCTCACGGAGGCCCGCGCCCACCGGCTGATCGATGAGGGGACGACCGAGCTCGCGGACGGGGTGGGCGACGCCGACATCGCGATCCTCGCGACGCCGGTGCGGACGATCATCGAGCTTGCGCGCAGCATCGGCCCGCTCCTTCCCGCCGGTGCCCTCCTCCTCGACCTGGGGAGCACCAAGACCGATATCGTGAGCGCGATGGCCGAGCTCCCGCCGCACGTCCAACCGCTGGGCGGGCACCCGATGTGCGGCAAGGAGCTCTCCGGGATCACCGCTGCCGATCCAAGGCTGTACCAAGGGAAGACGTTCATCCTCACCCCGCTTCCCCGCACCGCGCCGGATGCGCTCGCGCTGGGAAAGGAGTTAGTTGCGGCGATCGGTGCCCAACCGCTCGTCCTCGAGCCCGCCCGCCACGACCGCTTGGTCGGGGTACTGAGCCACCTCCCGTACCTGCTGGCGTGCGCGCTCGTGCGCACCGCCGACGCCACTACCTCCGCCGATCCGGCGGCGTGGGAGATCGTGGCCACCGGGTTCCGCGACACCTCGCGCGTCGCGGCGAGCGACGTGACCATGATGACCGACATCCTCCTCACCAACCGCGATGCGATCATCGGTGCCTTGGCTGCCTACCGCGACCAGCTGGACTTTCTGATGGAGCTCGTCCGGGCCGGGGACGAAGGGCGGTTGCGAGCGGTGCTGAGCGAGATCAGGGCGACGCGGAAGGAGATGTTCCCATGA